One stretch of Streptomyces sp. NBC_00443 DNA includes these proteins:
- a CDS encoding CaiB/BaiF CoA transferase family protein, with translation MPSTALSGIRVLDLSRILAAPLATQLLADLGADVIKVERPGTGDDSRTYGPPFAPGTDTAAFYLSCNRNKRSVTVNHATAEGQELIRALAARSDVLVENFRTGTLAKYGLDHVSLRALNPRLVYLSVTGFGQTGPYAERPGYDGIFQAMSGMMSASGHPEEPMKVGVSMVDILTGLYAATAVLAALRHRDATGEGQFIDLSLLDCGLASLSHFAMNYLISGEVPRRRGNGGYGGIPSQAFMCADKPLFLVAGNDKQFAAFCAAADRTDLLQDPRFTTTSARIAHREEILPVLDAILRTRTRDAWLAVLDERDVPAGPFNEMREVFADPQVQHRGMLVEVEDAVSGRLPLLANPIRLTGTPVGGTVRRPPWASTRPKC, from the coding sequence ATGCCGTCCACGGCCTTGTCCGGAATCCGCGTCCTCGACCTCTCCCGCATCCTCGCGGCACCCCTCGCCACCCAACTGCTGGCCGACCTGGGCGCGGACGTCATCAAGGTGGAGCGGCCCGGAACGGGCGACGACTCACGGACGTACGGCCCGCCGTTCGCCCCCGGGACGGACACTGCCGCCTTCTACCTCTCCTGCAACCGCAACAAGCGGTCGGTCACCGTCAACCACGCCACCGCCGAGGGGCAGGAGCTGATCCGCGCCCTCGCCGCCCGGTCGGACGTGCTGGTGGAGAACTTCCGGACGGGGACGCTGGCGAAGTACGGGCTCGACCACGTGAGCCTGCGGGCCCTCAACCCGAGGCTCGTCTATCTCTCCGTGACGGGCTTCGGCCAGACCGGGCCGTACGCCGAACGCCCCGGCTACGACGGCATCTTCCAGGCCATGTCCGGGATGATGAGCGCCTCCGGGCACCCCGAGGAGCCGATGAAGGTCGGCGTCAGCATGGTCGACATCCTCACCGGCCTGTACGCCGCGACGGCCGTGCTGGCCGCCCTGCGGCACCGGGACGCCACCGGCGAGGGCCAGTTCATCGACCTGTCCCTGCTGGACTGCGGGCTGGCCTCGCTGTCGCACTTCGCGATGAACTACCTGATCTCGGGTGAGGTGCCGAGACGGCGAGGCAACGGCGGCTACGGCGGGATCCCTTCGCAGGCCTTCATGTGTGCGGACAAGCCGCTGTTCCTCGTCGCCGGTAACGACAAGCAGTTCGCCGCGTTCTGTGCGGCCGCCGACCGTACGGATCTCCTCCAGGATCCACGCTTCACCACGACCTCCGCGCGGATCGCCCACCGTGAGGAGATCCTTCCCGTCCTGGACGCGATCCTGCGGACCCGAACCCGGGACGCGTGGCTGGCGGTGCTCGACGAACGCGACGTCCCTGCGGGGCCGTTCAACGAGATGCGCGAGGTCTTCGCCGACCCGCAGGTACAGCATCGGGGCATGCTGGTCGAGGTCGAGGATGCGGTGTCCGGGCGGCTGCCGTTGCTCGCCAATCCGATCCGGCTCACGGGAACGCCGGTCGGGGGTACGGTGCGCCGCCCGCCTTGGGCGAGCACACGGCCGAAGTGCTGA
- a CDS encoding PaaI family thioesterase gives MTVAARTLTDQEQRERRSWFRARWERGVAFNRRCRIRVRRWDPEAVEIVLPYAESLSAHEDVFHGGVISALIDTAGAGAVIAGHDFTKGSRLSTVSMSVQYLAPARGREAVAYARCVRRGRRLHFADVDVMADGRICARGQVVVSISGERPGVGDPIEAAAPMELATPVEPTAPMEPAAPIRPLTELTEE, from the coding sequence ATGACCGTCGCGGCGAGGACCCTCACCGACCAGGAGCAGCGCGAACGCCGGTCGTGGTTCCGGGCCCGCTGGGAGCGCGGGGTCGCCTTCAACCGCCGCTGCCGCATCCGCGTGAGGCGCTGGGACCCGGAGGCGGTCGAGATCGTGCTCCCCTACGCCGAGTCCCTCTCCGCCCACGAGGACGTGTTCCACGGCGGTGTGATCTCGGCCCTCATCGACACCGCCGGCGCCGGAGCCGTGATCGCCGGGCACGACTTCACCAAAGGGAGCCGGCTCAGCACCGTGTCGATGTCCGTGCAGTACCTCGCGCCCGCCCGCGGCCGGGAGGCCGTGGCGTACGCGCGCTGTGTGCGGCGTGGCCGCAGGCTGCACTTCGCCGACGTCGACGTGATGGCCGACGGACGCATCTGTGCGAGGGGGCAGGTCGTGGTGTCCATCTCGGGGGAACGGCCGGGCGTCGGCGACCCCATCGAAGCCGCCGCTCCGATGGAACTCGCCACTCCTGTCGAACCGACGGCTCCCATGGAACCGGCGGCTCCCATCCGACCGCTGACCGAGCTGACCGAGGAGTGA
- a CDS encoding enoyl-CoA hydratase-related protein: MSADADDLVLYEVDEDGVATLTLNRPERKNAWSIPMENRFFALLDEAAQDPAVRVVIVTGAGRAFCPGMDMQRLEQNSQPGQSLGLHARVPMYSRRNLPKPLIAAINGACAGIGLIQALICDIRFAARGARFTTAFTRRGLAGEYNLPYVLPRVVGLENALDLLLSGRVFDADEAKALGLVSRVVEPEDLLDAARAYARDIARNCSPRAMAVVRHQVYGDLDRTFTDALARSYSAMEFFAGSPDFREGVASFTEKRDPKFEGLPPDFDPDEATRDAFLPY, encoded by the coding sequence ATGTCCGCAGACGCTGATGATCTTGTCCTGTACGAGGTCGACGAGGACGGCGTGGCAACGCTCACCCTCAACCGCCCCGAGCGCAAGAACGCCTGGAGCATCCCCATGGAGAACCGCTTCTTCGCGCTCCTGGACGAGGCGGCGCAGGACCCCGCCGTCCGCGTCGTGATCGTCACCGGCGCCGGCCGGGCCTTCTGCCCCGGGATGGACATGCAGCGCCTGGAGCAGAACTCCCAGCCGGGCCAGTCCCTGGGGCTGCACGCGCGCGTGCCCATGTACAGCAGGCGAAACCTGCCGAAACCGCTCATCGCCGCGATCAACGGCGCCTGCGCCGGCATCGGCCTGATCCAGGCGCTCATCTGCGACATCCGCTTCGCCGCCCGCGGCGCCCGCTTCACCACCGCCTTCACCCGGCGCGGCCTGGCCGGCGAGTACAACCTTCCGTACGTCCTGCCCCGTGTCGTCGGCCTGGAGAACGCCCTCGACCTGCTGCTGTCCGGCCGCGTCTTCGACGCCGACGAGGCGAAGGCTCTCGGCCTCGTCAGCCGCGTCGTCGAACCCGAAGACCTGCTCGACGCCGCCCGGGCCTACGCCCGGGACATCGCCCGCAACTGCTCCCCGCGCGCCATGGCCGTCGTACGGCACCAGGTCTACGGCGACCTGGACCGCACCTTCACCGACGCCCTCGCCCGCTCCTACTCCGCCATGGAGTTCTTCGCGGGCTCACCCGACTTCCGCGAGGGCGTGGCGAGCTTCACCGAGAAGCGGGATCCCAAGTTCGAGGGCCTGCCGCCGGACTTCGATCCGGACGAGGCCACCCGCGACGCCTTCCTGCCGTACTGA
- a CDS encoding FAS1-like dehydratase domain-containing protein, with translation MTGLPFPVEAGHIMMFARAIGDENPAYLGESPLAPPTFTMASAHYDPDYHLRPKPDEEWFGSGGGPGEMAEGGGGLHAEQHFEYHRPVRAGETLYAHTVPGRSWEKQGRSGRLLFSERITEYRDAAGEPVVSAVTVAVVPEGPATPKDAR, from the coding sequence ATGACAGGGTTGCCGTTCCCCGTCGAGGCCGGGCACATCATGATGTTCGCCCGCGCCATCGGCGACGAGAACCCGGCGTACCTGGGAGAGAGCCCCCTCGCCCCGCCCACCTTCACCATGGCGAGCGCCCACTACGACCCCGACTACCACCTGCGTCCCAAGCCGGACGAGGAGTGGTTCGGGTCGGGTGGCGGCCCCGGGGAGATGGCCGAGGGCGGCGGCGGGCTGCATGCCGAGCAGCACTTCGAGTACCACCGCCCGGTGCGCGCCGGCGAGACCCTCTACGCGCACACCGTCCCCGGACGCAGCTGGGAGAAGCAGGGCCGCAGCGGCCGTCTGCTCTTCAGCGAGCGCATCACCGAGTACCGGGACGCCGCAGGCGAACCGGTCGTCAGCGCAGTGACCGTGGCCGTCGTCCCCGAGGGCCCCGCGACCCCGAAGGACGCCCGATGA
- a CDS encoding MaoC/PaaZ C-terminal domain-containing protein, protein MTVSTADLKAGESRESVLVGDLKRTRIVQYAGACGDFNPLHTDEKFAVEAAGYPGVFAHGMLTMGMTGRVLTDWVGPEALLRYGVRFKAQVWPGDTLTATATVDSIEKTPSGPVAHFTLATVNQNGVEVVSGTATARLEP, encoded by the coding sequence ATGACCGTGAGCACGGCCGACCTCAAGGCCGGCGAGAGCCGCGAGAGCGTCCTCGTAGGCGACCTGAAGCGCACCCGGATCGTGCAGTACGCCGGAGCCTGCGGCGACTTCAACCCACTGCACACCGACGAGAAGTTCGCCGTCGAGGCGGCCGGATACCCCGGCGTGTTCGCCCACGGCATGCTGACGATGGGCATGACCGGCCGGGTCCTCACCGACTGGGTCGGCCCCGAGGCGCTCCTGCGCTACGGCGTCCGCTTCAAGGCGCAGGTCTGGCCCGGCGACACCCTTACCGCCACGGCCACGGTCGACTCGATCGAGAAGACGCCGTCCGGCCCGGTCGCCCACTTCACCCTCGCCACCGTCAACCAGAACGGCGTCGAGGTGGTCAGCGGCACCGCGACGGCCCGTCTGGAGCCGTGA
- a CDS encoding class I adenylate-forming enzyme family protein, protein MTAVDTRREPRPAATWTAMVSRAYDHARPAARFGDLTWTGHELLDRAGGAADWLDTLGLEPGRPVPALVATSADALALVIGGAGSGHPLAPLGVRMTAHEIATVVKATRSQVLLVQPEFVELGTQIAELTGRRVAIVPELPDIPRELTARSDDLAAVLHTSGTTGLPKPVPMTQRRLAARARVNGRLCALAPDSFYGGSAPFHHIAGLGNIAVALAAGALITGLPRFTVEGWTLLRHLGTTHTSMVPAMLETLLAADEARHATLRTLQYGGAPIRPGTLRRTYEAMPGVRMLNMFGQTEGSPISVLTPEDHREAVAGRTELLRSVGRPAPGVELRVVGAGPDGIGEINARADHLFRVDADGWLHSGDLGRVAEDGYLYLLGRRTDMIIRGGENVHPLEVETVLTTHPGVADVAVTGVPDERLGQTVVAFVVPADPDSPPEPAVLRSHLRARLSGFKVPVRWWFVDALPRNANGKVVRRHLREPSPGGTSA, encoded by the coding sequence GTGACGGCGGTGGACACAAGGCGGGAGCCCCGACCGGCGGCCACCTGGACCGCCATGGTGAGCCGCGCCTACGACCACGCCCGCCCCGCCGCTCGCTTCGGCGACCTGACCTGGACCGGGCACGAACTCCTCGACCGGGCCGGCGGCGCGGCCGACTGGCTGGACACCCTCGGCCTGGAACCGGGCCGACCGGTGCCGGCCCTGGTCGCCACCTCCGCCGACGCCCTCGCCCTGGTGATCGGCGGCGCGGGCTCCGGTCACCCACTCGCACCCCTCGGCGTCCGCATGACCGCGCACGAGATCGCCACGGTGGTCAAGGCGACGCGCTCCCAAGTCCTGCTGGTCCAACCGGAGTTCGTCGAACTCGGCACGCAGATCGCCGAACTCACGGGTCGACGGGTCGCGATCGTGCCGGAACTGCCTGACATTCCACGGGAGTTGACTGCCCGCTCCGACGACCTCGCCGCCGTCCTCCACACATCCGGCACGACCGGCCTGCCCAAACCCGTCCCCATGACCCAGCGACGCCTGGCCGCCCGCGCCCGCGTCAACGGACGGTTGTGCGCGCTCGCCCCCGACAGCTTCTACGGCGGCAGCGCCCCCTTCCACCACATCGCCGGCCTCGGCAACATCGCCGTCGCCCTCGCCGCGGGTGCCCTGATCACCGGACTGCCCCGCTTCACCGTCGAGGGCTGGACGCTGCTGCGGCACCTCGGCACCACCCACACCAGCATGGTCCCGGCGATGCTGGAAACCCTGCTGGCGGCCGACGAGGCGCGGCACGCGACTTTGCGGACCCTCCAGTACGGTGGCGCGCCCATCCGCCCCGGCACACTGCGACGGACCTACGAGGCCATGCCCGGCGTTCGCATGCTCAACATGTTCGGGCAGACGGAGGGCTCGCCGATCAGCGTGCTCACCCCCGAGGACCACCGGGAGGCGGTCGCCGGACGCACCGAACTGCTGCGCTCCGTCGGGCGCCCCGCCCCCGGAGTCGAGCTCCGTGTCGTCGGCGCCGGGCCGGACGGCATCGGCGAGATCAACGCCCGTGCCGACCATCTCTTCCGCGTCGACGCCGACGGCTGGCTGCACAGCGGCGACCTGGGCCGAGTGGCGGAGGACGGCTATCTCTATCTCCTCGGCCGTCGGACCGACATGATCATCCGGGGTGGTGAGAACGTCCATCCGCTGGAGGTCGAGACGGTCCTGACCACGCATCCAGGCGTGGCGGACGTGGCGGTGACGGGCGTACCCGACGAGCGGCTGGGCCAGACCGTCGTCGCCTTCGTCGTGCCGGCCGACCCGGACTCCCCGCCGGAACCGGCGGTCCTCAGAAGCCATCTCCGCGCCCGGCTGTCCGGGTTCAAGGTCCCCGTCCGCTGGTGGTTCGTGGACGCCCTGCCGCGCAACGCGAACGGCAAGGTCGTACGCCGTCACCTGAGGGAGCCGTCCCCAGGAGGAACAAGTGCCTGA
- a CDS encoding serine hydrolase domain-containing protein, translating to MPDHVDSHPLDPRRLDTLLSRIRREVEQGPLPSAQVAVARNGRLVAFETYGDAHPGTRYVLQSVGRSVVAGVVWKLIGDGLLDVDEQVAAIIPEFAPNGKETVTVEQVLTHTAGFPFAPLGHPKMLHREQRLAAFGRWRLDYPPGSRFQFHLTSAAWLIAEIVERRTGLAFADYVREQIVRPLGLTSIELGVPVDEQPGSVAPMLATDRTSDEQEPDPWGPWYLSDPKVLAAGEPSHALVATAADVALYFQALEHSGLWKPEAVEEGTRIRLTEQPYGERIYGGGGNRRTSMGLFVTVAGPDAGSNLPSTGSPALFGSAGAAYQLGFMDPESGLSFACLSNGYPLAGYDHSPRGTAFLTDMANLAAGLAG from the coding sequence GTGCCTGACCACGTCGACTCGCACCCGCTCGACCCCCGCCGACTCGACACCCTCCTGAGCCGGATCCGCCGGGAGGTCGAGCAGGGCCCCTTGCCGTCCGCGCAGGTCGCCGTGGCGCGCAACGGCCGGCTGGTGGCCTTCGAGACCTACGGCGACGCCCACCCCGGCACCCGGTACGTCCTGCAGTCCGTCGGACGGTCGGTCGTCGCGGGCGTGGTGTGGAAGCTGATCGGCGACGGGCTCCTGGACGTGGACGAGCAAGTCGCCGCGATCATCCCGGAGTTCGCGCCGAACGGGAAGGAGACGGTCACGGTCGAGCAGGTGCTCACGCACACTGCCGGTTTCCCCTTCGCGCCGCTCGGCCACCCGAAGATGCTGCACCGCGAGCAGCGGCTGGCCGCCTTCGGGCGCTGGCGCCTCGACTACCCGCCGGGCAGCCGCTTCCAGTTCCATCTCACTTCGGCGGCCTGGCTGATCGCCGAGATCGTCGAACGGCGTACGGGCCTGGCCTTCGCCGACTACGTGCGCGAGCAGATCGTACGGCCGCTGGGCCTCACTTCGATCGAGCTCGGCGTGCCGGTGGACGAACAACCCGGCTCCGTCGCGCCGATGCTCGCCACCGACCGCACCAGCGACGAACAGGAACCCGACCCCTGGGGACCGTGGTACCTGTCCGACCCGAAGGTCCTGGCGGCCGGCGAGCCCAGCCACGCCCTGGTCGCCACCGCCGCCGATGTCGCCCTCTATTTCCAGGCGCTGGAGCACTCCGGCCTGTGGAAGCCGGAAGCGGTCGAGGAGGGCACCAGGATCCGCCTGACCGAGCAGCCCTACGGCGAGCGGATCTACGGGGGCGGAGGCAACCGGCGTACGAGCATGGGCCTGTTCGTGACCGTGGCCGGCCCCGACGCCGGGAGCAACCTGCCGTCGACGGGCTCGCCCGCGCTGTTCGGCAGTGCCGGGGCGGCCTACCAACTGGGCTTCATGGACCCGGAGTCCGGCCTTTCCTTCGCCTGTCTGAGCAACGGGTACCCGCTCGCCGGATACGACCACTCCCCGCGGGGCACCGCGTTCCTCACCGACATGGCGAACCTGGCGGCGGGCCTGGCCGGTTAG
- a CDS encoding amidohydrolase family protein, with translation MAEQRKRIFDCDQHMYEERDSFTRYLPKEFLGAAVAPVTLPDGREVILAGDRIVVCLEPEFGQVYRPGSLKEMLKAMASGNPEETYQFEPMHESYQNRESRLRVMDEQGLDQSIMYPGGWALVAEEYVKGVEPLYANYHSFNRYMNEVWGFNHQGRIYAPALLSLRDLDHAVKELEHVLEQGARFILLPTGPVYGRSPGDPYFDPFWKLVNEAKASVCYHISEFYYNSQVAPAWGFDPHPIHFRMSAWQWQNTYGQRPVEETLSALIFDNLFGRFPDINVLVSEFGSEWVPHFVRHMDKSRGMGRNGPWVGGQLDERPSQIFRKHVRVVPYPEDDIVGVVKRLGYHESIVMGSDFPHAEGLAEPADFRKLIAELDESAQDDIMYNNAQQLISR, from the coding sequence ATGGCCGAACAGCGCAAGCGCATCTTCGACTGCGACCAGCACATGTACGAGGAGCGGGACTCCTTCACCCGCTACCTCCCGAAGGAATTCCTCGGTGCGGCGGTCGCACCGGTGACGCTGCCGGACGGGCGCGAGGTGATCCTCGCCGGGGACCGGATCGTCGTATGCCTGGAGCCGGAGTTCGGGCAGGTGTACCGCCCCGGCTCGCTGAAGGAGATGCTCAAGGCGATGGCCTCGGGCAATCCCGAGGAGACGTACCAGTTCGAGCCGATGCACGAGTCGTACCAGAACCGCGAGTCCCGGCTGCGGGTCATGGACGAGCAGGGCCTCGACCAGTCGATCATGTACCCGGGTGGCTGGGCGCTGGTCGCCGAGGAGTACGTGAAGGGCGTCGAGCCGCTCTACGCCAACTACCACTCGTTCAACCGGTACATGAACGAGGTGTGGGGCTTCAACCACCAGGGACGCATCTACGCCCCGGCCCTGTTGTCCCTGCGCGACCTGGACCACGCGGTCAAGGAGCTGGAGCACGTCCTGGAGCAGGGCGCCCGCTTCATCCTGCTGCCCACCGGGCCGGTGTACGGCCGCTCGCCGGGCGACCCGTACTTCGACCCGTTCTGGAAGCTGGTCAACGAGGCCAAGGCCAGCGTCTGCTACCACATCAGCGAGTTCTACTACAACTCGCAGGTGGCGCCCGCCTGGGGCTTCGACCCCCACCCCATCCACTTCCGGATGTCGGCGTGGCAGTGGCAGAACACCTACGGCCAGCGCCCCGTCGAGGAGACCCTGTCCGCGCTGATCTTCGACAACCTCTTCGGACGCTTCCCCGACATCAACGTCCTGGTGTCCGAGTTCGGCTCCGAGTGGGTACCGCACTTCGTGCGGCACATGGACAAGAGCCGGGGCATGGGCCGCAACGGCCCCTGGGTGGGCGGGCAGTTGGACGAGCGGCCCAGCCAGATCTTCCGCAAGCACGTGCGGGTGGTGCCCTACCCCGAGGACGACATCGTGGGCGTGGTCAAGCGCCTCGGCTACCACGAGTCCATCGTCATGGGCTCCGACTTCCCCCACGCGGAGGGCCTTGCCGAGCCTGCCGACTTCCGCAAGCTCATCGCGGAGCTGGACGAGTCCGCGCAGGACGACATCATGTACAACAACGCCCAGCAGCTGATCAGCCGCTGA
- a CDS encoding FadR/GntR family transcriptional regulator encodes MAEAARTSETATVPAPSRNRVGRQVRVPKTAELVAAHLRRQVVRGELKPGDALPPESGLMEQFGISRPTLREAFRVLESESLITVRRGAHGGARVSAPDADVAARFAGLILEYRGATLGDIYRAAAVIEPPCARQLATKHTAADIKRLRDAVAAEKSVLDDPLALVDAQDAFHALLVELTGNQTLILLCGMLRNIIDRANASYTAAATDAEAQKTQALKGHRAHVRLVGLIESGKADEAEKLWQRHISSADDVVNAAGPKTVLELLD; translated from the coding sequence GTGGCCGAGGCAGCCCGCACAAGCGAAACGGCGACCGTGCCCGCCCCCTCCCGGAACCGCGTCGGACGCCAGGTGCGGGTGCCGAAGACCGCCGAACTGGTCGCCGCGCACCTGCGCCGCCAGGTCGTGCGGGGCGAGCTGAAGCCGGGTGACGCGCTGCCGCCGGAGTCGGGGCTGATGGAGCAGTTCGGCATCTCGCGGCCGACCCTGCGCGAGGCGTTCCGCGTCCTGGAGTCGGAGTCCCTGATCACGGTGCGCCGCGGTGCCCACGGCGGCGCCCGGGTGAGCGCACCCGACGCGGATGTCGCCGCCCGCTTCGCCGGCCTGATCCTGGAGTACCGCGGCGCCACCCTGGGCGACATCTACCGCGCGGCGGCGGTCATCGAGCCGCCCTGCGCCCGCCAGCTCGCCACCAAGCACACCGCGGCCGACATCAAGCGGCTGCGCGACGCGGTGGCGGCCGAGAAGTCCGTCCTGGACGACCCGCTCGCCCTGGTCGACGCGCAGGACGCCTTCCACGCCCTCCTGGTCGAGCTCACCGGCAACCAGACCCTGATCCTGCTGTGCGGGATGCTGCGCAACATCATCGACCGCGCCAACGCCTCGTACACCGCGGCCGCCACCGATGCCGAGGCCCAGAAGACCCAGGCCCTCAAGGGACACCGCGCACACGTCCGGCTGGTCGGACTGATCGAGTCCGGCAAGGCGGACGAGGCCGAGAAGCTGTGGCAGCGGCACATCTCCAGCGCCGACGACGTCGTGAACGCCGCTGGACCCAAGACGGTGCTGGAGCTCCTCGACTGA
- a CDS encoding enoyl-CoA hydratase-related protein, with product MTENPAPVILTELTDDGVMLLTLNRPERHNAWTLEMELLYNELFDRAEADPRVRTVVLTGAGRSFCPGMDMSVLDGASSGARPWPTGQLPPRTRPMTFPKPVVAAVNGACAGIGFNQALMCDVRFAVPHAKFAAAFSARGLVAEDGVSWILPRLVGYGNATDLLLSSRRVTGAEALAMGLVNRLAEPDELLPAALAYATELARSASPYAMSLIKHQLADDQARTFTESSAGAAALLAVAKQAPDYREGVLSFLERRQPEFDGLGERAPETAAGTVPGPAS from the coding sequence ATGACCGAGAATCCGGCCCCGGTGATCCTCACCGAACTCACCGACGACGGGGTCATGCTCCTCACCCTCAACCGGCCCGAGCGGCACAACGCCTGGACGCTGGAGATGGAGCTGCTCTACAACGAGCTGTTCGACCGGGCGGAGGCGGATCCACGGGTCCGGACGGTGGTTCTCACCGGCGCCGGGCGCAGCTTCTGCCCGGGGATGGACATGAGCGTGCTGGACGGGGCGTCGTCCGGCGCCCGTCCGTGGCCCACCGGTCAGCTGCCCCCGCGCACCCGCCCCATGACCTTCCCGAAGCCGGTCGTGGCGGCCGTCAACGGCGCCTGCGCGGGCATCGGCTTCAACCAGGCCCTGATGTGCGACGTCCGCTTCGCCGTGCCGCACGCCAAGTTCGCCGCCGCGTTCAGCGCGCGCGGGCTGGTGGCCGAGGACGGAGTGTCCTGGATCCTGCCCCGGCTGGTCGGCTACGGCAACGCCACCGATCTGCTGCTGTCCTCGCGCCGTGTCACCGGGGCGGAGGCCTTGGCGATGGGCCTGGTCAACCGCCTCGCCGAGCCCGACGAACTCCTCCCGGCGGCCCTCGCCTACGCCACCGAGCTGGCCCGCTCGGCCAGCCCGTACGCCATGTCACTCATCAAGCACCAGTTGGCCGACGACCAAGCGAGGACCTTCACCGAGAGCAGCGCCGGCGCGGCCGCGCTCCTGGCCGTGGCCAAGCAGGCCCCGGACTACCGGGAGGGCGTTCTGAGTTTCCTCGAGCGCCGGCAGCCGGAGTTCGACGGCCTGGGGGAGAGGGCACCGGAAACGGCCGCGGGCACGGTGCCGGGGCCGGCGTCATGA
- a CDS encoding DUF2889 domain-containing protein translates to MTPSEVPLHRRTITVTAYEAAAGEISVEADLCDERPWEEPPGGAVHRMVLTVRIRLADMVITAADAEMRTFPHAECPLINPVFDGLVGLGVAAGYNRAIQERFRGVAGCSHLHELTRVLGPAVVQAAMSANARRRAAGEPSNGPRATAGVLNSCHIWAPDGVGLRKLDLGWRPGTGPRPVPELRTFERPTGS, encoded by the coding sequence ATGACGCCTTCCGAAGTCCCGTTGCACCGCCGCACGATCACCGTCACCGCGTATGAGGCGGCGGCCGGTGAGATCTCCGTCGAGGCGGACTTGTGCGACGAGCGCCCCTGGGAGGAGCCGCCGGGCGGGGCTGTGCACCGGATGGTGCTGACGGTGCGGATCCGCCTCGCCGACATGGTGATCACGGCCGCCGACGCCGAGATGCGGACCTTTCCGCACGCCGAGTGCCCTCTGATCAACCCGGTCTTCGACGGGCTCGTCGGGCTCGGCGTGGCCGCCGGGTACAACCGGGCGATCCAGGAGCGCTTCCGGGGCGTTGCGGGCTGCTCCCACCTCCACGAGCTGACCCGGGTACTCGGCCCGGCGGTGGTGCAGGCGGCCATGTCGGCCAACGCGCGGCGCCGTGCCGCGGGCGAGCCCTCCAACGGCCCGCGCGCCACGGCCGGAGTGCTGAACAGCTGCCACATCTGGGCGCCGGACGGCGTGGGCCTGCGCAAACTCGACCTGGGCTGGCGCCCCGGGACCGGACCGCGCCCGGTCCCGGAGCTGAGGACCTTCGAGCGGCCTACGGGGTCGTGA